A window from Branchiostoma lanceolatum isolate klBraLanc5 chromosome 9, klBraLanc5.hap2, whole genome shotgun sequence encodes these proteins:
- the LOC136442602 gene encoding uncharacterized protein encodes MAVRLDAARLTRADDVFTEHQLQFIFGVKSPARSGRNALGLRRTSGGPPQVSMSNGPTSPAAGPVRQRVWPPPAENPEPDKAVSTPRPKPLRKASFPQFETPQSPDSVSTPQAKSTQNTPGLSSPQPEPSRTPVVISSPVSDPPRVPLIISSPLSDPPPSLPSTEPPPSPEIPSSPQSSPRSPLIISSPISEPPRSPLIISSPLSEPARSQPSYQPATSVTLSSPPSEPRSPVIITSQTTESPRSPLIISSPLPKSPVSPLVISSPQSQLPIIVSKTDTPAAAPQQAPAGEQTASPGPSSDSTLTKRNSVILMRGGETEETKGPSLKERISALYGSS; translated from the coding sequence ATGGCGGTACGACTGGACGCTGCCAGGCTGACCAGAGCAGACGATGTTTTCACCGAGCATCAGCTGCAGTTTATTTTCGGCGTCAAGTCTCCTGCAAGAAGCGGGAGGAACGCCCTCGGATTACGGCGGACGTCGGGAGGACCGCCCCAGGTTAGCATGTCGAACGGCCCGACGAGCCCGGCGGCCGGTcccgtcagacagagagtctggcCGCCACCGGCCGAAAACCCGGAGCCTGACAAGGCTGTGTCAACACCGAGACCCAAGCCGCTGAGGAAAGCGTCGTTCCCACAGTTTGAAACGCCACAGAGCCCCGACAGTGTTTCTACGCCGCAGGCAAAGTCAACCCAAAACACACCGGGTCTGTCGTCACCACAACCCGAACCCTCCCGAACACCTGTCGTCATCTCGTCACCTGTGTCGGACCCACCGCGAGTGCCTCTCATCATCTCCTCCCCGCTGTCTGATCCGCCTCCGAGCCTGCCTTCAACGGAGCCGCCCCCGAGCCCGGAGATACCCTCATCCCCTCAGTCCTCGCCCCGCAGCCCGCTGATCATCTCTTCCCCCATCTCTGAGCCGCCAAGAAGCCCTCTCATCATCTCCTCCCCGCTGTCTGAGCCAGCCCGAAGCCAGCCTTCCTACCAGCCGGCCACATCGGTGACTCTCTCGTCCCCTCCGTCGGAGCCCAGAAGTCCGGTCATCATCACCTCACAGACGACAGAATCACCGCGAAGCCCACTCATCATCTCGTCTCCACTTCCCAAGTCGCCGGTGAGCCCTCTTGTCATCTCGTCCCCGCAGTCACAACTTCCCATCATCGTCTCGAAGACGGACACCCCGGCGGCAGCCCCGCAGCAGGCCCCCGCAGGTGAGCAGACGGCCTCCCCCGGCCCCAGCTCCGACTCCACCCTCACCAAACGGAACTCGGTCATCCTCATGCGGGGAGGAGAGACAGAAGAAACCAAGGGACCTTCCTTGAAGGAAAGGATAAGTGCTCTGTACGGATCGTCTTAG
- the LOC136441398 gene encoding pancreatic lipase-related protein 2-like isoform X1 gives MFIVSLFTSLLYVCVSGKEEKVCDSDLGCFRIHEPFVPRLPTLPKKIDVKFKLHTKNNPDEPQHLSIWNIDSIRDSYFNSSRPSKFVVHGFLDDTNVDWIEDMKNAILFRDDVNIFLVDWSSSSQTLDYTQAAADIRVVGAKLARFIIFLRFLTRAEEKNMHIIGHSLGAHVAGYAGERLNGRLGRITGLDPAYPFFENKPPEVRLDTTDAIFVDVIHTDADADHKLGFGMDQAIGHLDFYPNGGQEQPGCGNDLFDYMADHGVIEGGTNYVVCNHQRAIWLFIESVNSDCTWKSYPCGSWQDFKDGKCLTCGSTGCFKMGYDADKNALPTGARIDQRLFLTTSDRDPYCHEEIHHVKVNIGKNKDATTEEAEEMFVKLKGEVAQSDSVNVLSHKSNTKISPGDSYGFIIGSRQPLGAIRSMDIRWIPREESWYMDWYSSLMGWLNEEPPSCVFLEKVEVSTAGEKECEKFEFNCGAQELLSKQTETLQIGACK, from the exons ATGTTTATCGTTTCTCTCTTCACctcacttctgtacgtttgcgTCTCAGGAAAAG AAGAGAAAGTGTGCGACTCGGACTTGGGTTGTTTCCGGATCCACGAGCCTTTCGTTCCCCGCCTGCCGACCTTGCCGAAGAAGATTGACGTGAAGTTCAAACTGCACACAAAGAACAACCCTGACGAGCCTCAGCACCTGTCCATCTGGAACATCGACAGTATCCGGGACTCCTACTTCAACAG CTCTAGACCCTCAAAGTTTGTCGTTCATGGTTTCCTGGACGACACTAATGTGGACTGGATAGAAGACATGAAGAACGCCATCTTGTTCCGTGATGACGTCAACATATTCCTGGTGGACTGGAGCTCCAGCTCACAGACGTTGGACTACACCCAGGCGGCCGCTGACATCAGGGTGGTGGGCGCCAAACTGGCGAGGTTCATCATCTTCTTACGG TTTTTGACCAGAGCAGAAGAGAAAAACATGCACATCATCGGACACAGTCTCGGTGCGCACGTGGCAGGCTACGCAGGGGAAAGGCTGAACGGGCGCCTTGGTAGAATCACAG GTCTGGACCCAGCCTACCCATTCTTTGAAAACAAACCTCCAGAAGTACGTCTGGATACTAccgacgccatctttgttgaCGTCATCCATACTGATGCTGATGCCGACCACAAATTAG GATTTGGAATGGACCAGGCCATCGGCCATCTTGATTTCTACCCCAACGGAGGACAGGAGCAGCCCGGCTGTGGGAACGACCTGTTCGACTACATGGCAGATCACGGAGTCATTGAAG GCGGAACCAACTACGTCGTCTGCAACCACCAGCGGGCCATCTGGCTGTTCATCGAGTCCGTCAACTCGGACTGCACCTGGAAGTCGTATCCTTGCGGCAGCTGGCAGGACTTCAAGGATGGCAAGTGTCTGACCTGTGGCTCAACGGGATGCTTCAAGATGGGGTACGACGCCGACAAGAACGCCCTTCCGACGGGGGCTAGAATAGACCAGAGGCTGTTCCTCACCACATCCGACAGGGACCCGTACTGTC ACGAAGAGATTCATCACGTCAAAGTTAACATCGGCAAGAACAAGGACGCCACGACTGAAGAGGCAGAAGAGATGTTCGTTAAGCTGAAGGGCGAAGTGGCTCAGTCAGACTCCGTCAATGTCCTCAG TCACAAGAGCAACACGAAGATCAGCCCGGGAGACAGTTACGGCTTTATCATCGGCAGCAGACAGCCCCTGGGCGCCATCAGGAGCATGGACATTCGCTGGATCCCGCGCGAGGAGTCATGGTACATGGACTGGTACAGCTCGCTGATGGGATGGCTGAACGAAGAGCCGCCATCTTGTGTCTTCCTGGAGAAGGTGGAGGTGTCGACGGCGGGAGAGAAGGAATGTGAGAA GTTCGAGTTCAACTGTGGCGCTCAGGAGCTACTGTCGAAGCAGACTGAAACTCTTCAGATTGGAGCCtgtaaataa
- the LOC136441398 gene encoding pancreatic lipase-related protein 2-like isoform X2, which translates to MYFIPLLLSLFVYPGTGAEEKVCDSDLGCFRIHEPFVPRLPTLPKKIDVKFKLHTKNNPDEPQHLSIWNIDSIRDSYFNSSRPSKFVVHGFLDDTNVDWIEDMKNAILFRDDVNIFLVDWSSSSQTLDYTQAAADIRVVGAKLARFIIFLRFLTRAEEKNMHIIGHSLGAHVAGYAGERLNGRLGRITGLDPAYPFFENKPPEVRLDTTDAIFVDVIHTDADADHKLGFGMDQAIGHLDFYPNGGQEQPGCGNDLFDYMADHGVIEGGTNYVVCNHQRAIWLFIESVNSDCTWKSYPCGSWQDFKDGKCLTCGSTGCFKMGYDADKNALPTGARIDQRLFLTTSDRDPYCHEEIHHVKVNIGKNKDATTEEAEEMFVKLKGEVAQSDSVNVLSHKSNTKISPGDSYGFIIGSRQPLGAIRSMDIRWIPREESWYMDWYSSLMGWLNEEPPSCVFLEKVEVSTAGEKECEKFEFNCGAQELLSKQTETLQIGACK; encoded by the exons ATGTACTTCATACCTCTACTTCTGTCTTTATTTGTCTACCCAGGAACCGGTGCAG AAGAGAAAGTGTGCGACTCGGACTTGGGTTGTTTCCGGATCCACGAGCCTTTCGTTCCCCGCCTGCCGACCTTGCCGAAGAAGATTGACGTGAAGTTCAAACTGCACACAAAGAACAACCCTGACGAGCCTCAGCACCTGTCCATCTGGAACATCGACAGTATCCGGGACTCCTACTTCAACAG CTCTAGACCCTCAAAGTTTGTCGTTCATGGTTTCCTGGACGACACTAATGTGGACTGGATAGAAGACATGAAGAACGCCATCTTGTTCCGTGATGACGTCAACATATTCCTGGTGGACTGGAGCTCCAGCTCACAGACGTTGGACTACACCCAGGCGGCCGCTGACATCAGGGTGGTGGGCGCCAAACTGGCGAGGTTCATCATCTTCTTACGG TTTTTGACCAGAGCAGAAGAGAAAAACATGCACATCATCGGACACAGTCTCGGTGCGCACGTGGCAGGCTACGCAGGGGAAAGGCTGAACGGGCGCCTTGGTAGAATCACAG GTCTGGACCCAGCCTACCCATTCTTTGAAAACAAACCTCCAGAAGTACGTCTGGATACTAccgacgccatctttgttgaCGTCATCCATACTGATGCTGATGCCGACCACAAATTAG GATTTGGAATGGACCAGGCCATCGGCCATCTTGATTTCTACCCCAACGGAGGACAGGAGCAGCCCGGCTGTGGGAACGACCTGTTCGACTACATGGCAGATCACGGAGTCATTGAAG GCGGAACCAACTACGTCGTCTGCAACCACCAGCGGGCCATCTGGCTGTTCATCGAGTCCGTCAACTCGGACTGCACCTGGAAGTCGTATCCTTGCGGCAGCTGGCAGGACTTCAAGGATGGCAAGTGTCTGACCTGTGGCTCAACGGGATGCTTCAAGATGGGGTACGACGCCGACAAGAACGCCCTTCCGACGGGGGCTAGAATAGACCAGAGGCTGTTCCTCACCACATCCGACAGGGACCCGTACTGTC ACGAAGAGATTCATCACGTCAAAGTTAACATCGGCAAGAACAAGGACGCCACGACTGAAGAGGCAGAAGAGATGTTCGTTAAGCTGAAGGGCGAAGTGGCTCAGTCAGACTCCGTCAATGTCCTCAG TCACAAGAGCAACACGAAGATCAGCCCGGGAGACAGTTACGGCTTTATCATCGGCAGCAGACAGCCCCTGGGCGCCATCAGGAGCATGGACATTCGCTGGATCCCGCGCGAGGAGTCATGGTACATGGACTGGTACAGCTCGCTGATGGGATGGCTGAACGAAGAGCCGCCATCTTGTGTCTTCCTGGAGAAGGTGGAGGTGTCGACGGCGGGAGAGAAGGAATGTGAGAA GTTCGAGTTCAACTGTGGCGCTCAGGAGCTACTGTCGAAGCAGACTGAAACTCTTCAGATTGGAGCCtgtaaataa
- the LOC136441399 gene encoding pancreatic triacylglycerol lipase-like, giving the protein MFILPLLSIFYIVIARARGARVCYWDLGCFTDEPPYPERLPQPPEALNVQFLLYTRHNMDDPQTLTVWDVQGADTSYFNRTADTKVIIHGFIDDTDVEWLVNMKDAILYREEANVILVDWAGGSQTLDYTQAASDTRVVGSELARFIIFIKYLKDYPEEKFHLIGHSLGSHIAGQAGKLWKGIGRITGLDPAYPFFEGKPPEVRLDPTDAIFVDAIHTDGDATHKLAGFGMMDPVGHLDFYPNGGMDQPGCGESLFEYVRDQGVWGGGETFVVCNHLRAVLLFIESINSDCPWKAYPCSDFQPFVDGKCMTCGDVGCYSMGYDADKAYTAGSPVNIKLYMTTADSYPFCHEELHHVKLSLSKPPDCEEYKAEQLYLRLRGDNKSTENTPLLKDHLSLEHKRDNFEFIVGSRKGIGSIRGLDLRWKPYSDNILSSLGVFAEWLFASDLGTCVKLDKVRVNTAGDVNGTTTEVVCTRRDLQPDITQTFQVEEGCL; this is encoded by the exons ATGTTCATTCTCCCGCTACTGTCCATCTTTTACATCGTCATAGCTCGAGCCAGAG GAGCCCGAGTATGTTACTGGGACCTGGGATGCTTCACGGACGAGCCTCCGTACCCGGAGCGTCTGCCCCAGCCTCCCGAGGCGCTGAACGTGCAGTTCCTCCTGTACACCCGCCACAACATGGACGACCCGCAGACTCTGACTGTGTGGGACGTGCAGGGGGCAGACACCTCATACTTTAATAG GACTGCGGACACCAAGGTCATCATACATGGCTTCATCGACGACACCGACGTCGAGTGGCTCGTCAATATGAAGGACGCCATCTTGTACAGGGAAGAAGCCAATGTCATCCTGGTGGACTGGGCGGGGGGTTCGCAGACCCTGGACTACACCCAGGCCGCGTCAGACACCAGGGTGGTGGGGTCGGAGCTGGCCAGGTTCATTATTTTTATAAAG TATTTAAAAGACTATCCAGAAGAAAAATTTCATCTAATAGGACACAGTCTCGGGTCACATATAGCAGGACAGGCGGGGAAGTTATGGAAAGGAATAGGTAGAATAACAG GGCTGGACCCCGCCTACCCGTTCTTTGAGGGTAAACCACCGGAAGTCCGCCTCGATCCGACCGACGCCATCTTTGTAGACGCCATTCACACCGACGGAGATGCCACTCATAAATTAG CCGGTTTTGGCATGATGGACCCTGTCGGCCATCTTGATTTCTACCCCAACGGCGGGATGGACCAACCAGGGTGCGGGGAGTCTCTGTTCGAGTACGTCAGGGACCAGGGTGTCTGGGGAG GCGGTGAAACGTTTGTCGTTTGTAACCACCTCCGGGCGGTTTTACTCTTCATAGAGTCCATCAACTCCGACTGTCCCTGGAAGGCCTACCCTTGTTCGGATTTTCAGCCTTTTGTAGATG GAAAATGCATGACATGCGGCGACGTAGGTTGTTATTCTATGGGCTACGATGCAGACAAGGCTTACACAGCCGGAAGTCccgtcaacattaaactgtacaTGACAACAGCAGACAGCTATCCGTTCTGTC ACGAAGAGCTGCATCACGTCAAGTTATCCCTCAGTAAACCTCCGGACTGCGAGGAGTACAAGGCAGAACAGTTGTATCTGCGTCTGCGCGGGGATAACAAGTCGACCGAAAACACCCCACTGTTAAA GGACCACCTTTCCCTCGAACACAAGCGAGACAATTTCGAGTTCATAGTGGGGAGTCGGAAGGGGATCGGGTCCATCCGGGGACTTGACCTGCGGTGGAAGCCGTACTCCGACAACATTCTGAGCAGTCTGGGCGTGTTCGCCGAGTGGCTGTTCGCCTCTGACCTCGGCACGTGCGTCAAGTTGGACAAGGTCAGGGTCAACACAGCAGGAGATGTCAACGGAACAAC CACTGAAGTGGTCTGTACCAGGAGGGATCTGCAGCCCGACATCACTCAGACATTCCAGGTAGAAGAGGGCTGCTTGTGA